A genomic stretch from Candidatus Peregrinibacteria bacterium includes:
- a CDS encoding FtsX-like permease family protein → MNDIFFHAYQEKYRPKYITRNYLLEIILVQAESDEIVPEVVRDIKSTLRELHNITDPEKDDFHVNTMQDAVDRVKIITSVLTLLLTSVAAISLVVGGIGIMNIMLVSVTERTREIGLRKALGATKKDILSQFLLEAILLTTGGGFLGASLGGALSWLTAIGITEFAGVSWQFIFPISAVFLGVGVSGGVGLIFGLYPARQAAKKSPIEALRYE, encoded by the coding sequence ATGAACGATATATTTTTTCATGCGTATCAAGAAAAATATCGTCCCAAGTATATCACACGAAATTATTTATTGGAAATAATACTAGTACAGGCAGAATCTGACGAAATTGTGCCCGAAGTTGTGCGGGATATTAAATCAACGCTTCGAGAACTTCACAATATTACCGATCCGGAAAAGGATGATTTCCATGTAAACACCATGCAAGATGCTGTAGATCGAGTGAAAATTATCACTTCTGTTCTTACTCTCCTCCTCACTTCAGTTGCTGCAATATCACTTGTAGTAGGAGGAATTGGCATTATGAATATTATGCTTGTTTCGGTAACCGAAAGAACTCGGGAAATTGGTCTCAGAAAAGCACTTGGTGCTACAAAAAAAGATATCCTTTCCCAATTTCTCCTGGAGGCAATTCTTTTGACAACGGGTGGCGGTTTCTTAGGAGCATCTCTTGGAGGCGCACTTTCTTGGCTTACTGCAATTGGAATTACCGAGTTTGCCGGAGTGAGTTGGCAATTTATCTTTCCGATTTCTGCTGTTTTCTTAGGAGTTGGCGTTTCTGGAGGAGTTGGTCTTATTTTTGGACTCTATCCCGCTCGGCAAGCAGCAAAAAAGAGTCCGATTGAGGCGCTGAGATATGAGTAA